The sequence GGCCGTCGCGTCCGCGTGGACGCGCGCGTGGAGGTCGGAGCCGCAGATGCCGCAGCGCTCGACGTCGAGCAGCACCTGCCCGGGGCCCGGGTCGAGGTCGGCGACCTCGGTGACCTGCAACTGGCCCTGGTGACACGTGACCGCCCGCATGGGCCGACCCTAGAACAACGCAACCGGCCCCGTGGTCAGGTCCACGGGGCCGGTCCGGAGCGAGTGCGAGGAGTGACTACTCCGCGGCGTCGATGGCCTCGGACACCCGGCGGTGGGCGTCCCAGATCGCGTCGGGCAGGTTGTGGAAGTGGTTGAGGTGCTCCTCGCGGAAGCCCATCTCCTGCTTCCAGCGGGTGATGTCGATGGTGAGGATCCGGTCCAGGTCGGCCAGCGCCTGCGGGTCCATGCCGTCCAGGAGCAGCTCGTCCTTGGCCGGGATGACGCCGACGGGGGTGTCGACGCCCTTCACCTCGCCGTTCTTGTACTGCATCATCCACACCAGCGCACGCAGGTTCTCCCGGAAGCCCGGCCACAGGAAGTGCCCGTCCTCGGGGTCCTTCTGGAACCAGTTGACGTGGGCGAACTGCGGCTTCTCCGTCGCCGCGCCGACCACCTTCAGCCAGTGCTCGGCGTACGCGCCCTCGGGGTAGGACATGAACGGGCGCATCGACATCGGGTCGTAGCGCAGCACGCCCTCGAGGCCGTCGGCGGCGAAGGTCGCCTCGGCGCCGAGCGTGAGGCCGTCGTAGACGCCCTCGGCGATGTCGTCGATGGCGCGGATCAGGGGCTCACGGTCGCTGGTGCGGCCACCGAAGATGATCCCGTCGATCGGGACGCCGGCCGGGGCCTCGAAGTCCTCGGCGACGTTGGGCACGTTGTCCAGCGTGGTGGTGAAGCGGCTGTTGGGGTGGGCCCACGGGAGGTCGGCGTCCTCGGGACTCCGGTCCGCGATCGGCTCGCCCTTCCAGTCCAGCCAGCCCTCGTCGGTGGGCTTCTGCTTGGTCTTGCCCTCCCACCAGACCTCCTGGGTCTCCGGGTTGTAGGCGACGTTGGTGAAGATCGAGCCGGTCCCGGGGACGATCGAGTCGATCGCGGTCGGGTTGGTCTTCTCGTTGGTGTCCTTGGCGACACCGAAGACGCCGAACTCGGGGTTCATCCCGTAGAGCTTGCCGTCGTCGCCGACCCACAGCCACGCGATGTCGTCGCCGTAGAACTCGACGTAGTAACGGTCGCCGAGGGCGTCGGGGGCCAGCGTCATCGCGAGGTTGGTCTTGCCCGAGGCGCTCGGGAAGCCACCGCAGATGTGGTACTTCTTGCCGGTCTCCTTGTCCACGATGCCCAGCAGCATGAACTGCTCGACCAGGAAGCCGTTCTTCCAGCCGTCGTAGGAGCCCTGGCGCAGGCCGTGGGCGATCTTGCCCAGCAGCGCGTTGCCGCCGTAGGAGGAGCCGAAGTGCAGGATCGTGCGCTCGTCGGCCACGGTCACGAAGTAGCGCTTGTCGTCCTCGGTGCCCTGGCCGAGGTTCTCCAGGTCTCCGGTGACGTGGACGGCGCGCACGAAGGAGTCACCCAGGTCGTTGACGAACTCCGCACCCACGCGGGCCATGCGGATCATCTGCAGTACGACGTTGCGGTTGTCGGTCAGCTCCACGCCGGCGGCGAACTTCTCCAGCGGGGATCCCTTGGGCGCCATCAGGTAGGGGATGACGTACATGGTCTTGCCGGCCGAGGCTCCCTGCATCAGGCCGGTGAGGAGCGGCTTCATCTCCTCGGCGGGACGCCAGTTGTTGTAGACGCCGCGGTCGGACTCGTCGTTGGTGGCGACGATCGTGCGCTCCTCGGCGCGGGCGGTGTCCTTGTGGTAGGAGCGCGAGTAGTAGCGCCCCTCACCCACGGGGAGCAGCTCCCCGGCCTCGAGGGCCTCGTCGATCAGTCGTGCGTCATCGGCCGCGCTGACCACCTCGACGCGGTCGGCGCCGGTCACCTCAGCCCAGTGTGCGACGTACTCACGAACATGGGTGTTGGTCAACCCGGCGTCATCGAGCGCCTTGGTCACGTCGGCCATGCCTGCCAGCCTTTCGGGATCCGTCAGGGAACGAGGGCACGCTACCTCAGGAAAACCGGGGTACCCACCACGGGTCGTCCGCGCGGACAAGCGCCTCACAGGGGCGTGTCGGGGCATTCACGCGAGGCACCTGTCACTTCCCCGAAACCGCTCCGCCCGGGGAGGGCCGGGAGGCCGCTGACACGCGCGCGCTGACGCCCCCGGAGGGCCGCCGGCCACGCACGTCCCCCCGGGTGGCGGCCGGCGGGGATCACGACGCGTCGGGGCGGACTCCGCGCTTGGCGTCCTGGACCAGCCCGTAGACCTCCGAGCGCAGCTCGCCGAACCGGGTCGAGGACCGGGTCGCGAGCTGGTCGCGCTCGGCCGGCAGGTCGACGTGCACCTCACCGAGCACGACCGTCGGGCTGCCGGAGAGCACGATGACCCGCTCGGCGATGTAGACCGACTCGTCGATGTCGTGGGTGACGAAGAGGACGGTGATGCCCAGCCGCGACCACAGGGACCGGACCAGGTCCTCCAGCTCGGCGCGGGTCTGGGCGTCGACGGCCGCGAACGGCTCGTCCATCATCAGCACCTTCGGCTCGTAGGCGACCGCCCGGGCGATCGCGACGCGCTGCTGCATGCCGCCGGAGAGCTGGTAGGGGTGCGCCGCGGCGAAGTCGGCCAGGCCGACCGCGTCGAGGGACTCCTCGACCAGCGTGCGCCGGCGGTCCTTGGACAGGCCCTTCTCCTTCAGCGGCAGCTCGACGTTCTGCGCGACCGTCAGCCACGGGAAGAGACTGCGGCCGTACTCCTGGAAGACCACCGCCATGTCGGCGGGCGGGCCGTCGACGGTGGTGCCGTCCAACGTGACGGTGCCGTCGGTCGGTGCGAGCAGGCCGCCGATGCAGCGCAGCAGGGTGGTCTTGCCGGCACCGGAAGGGCCGACGATGCAGACGAACCCCCCTCGGTCCACGGAGAAGGTGAGGTCGCGGATGGCCTCCACGTCGCGGCCCTTCCCGCGGTAGGTCTTCTGCAGTCCTTCGACGGCGAGCACCGGGTCGGTGGCGGCCTCGGTCACGGCGGTCTCCTCGATCGCGTCAGGGGCGGGGGTCGGCACGGTCAGCCCTTCCTCTCGGCAGCGCGCAGCGCGTGGTACCAGCCCAGCAGCCAGCCCTCGACCAGCCGGAACACCAGGGCGAGGAGCACCCCGATGACGCCGAGCAGGATGATCCCGCTCCACATCTCCGGGATGGCGAAGCTGCGTTGGAACTGGATGGTGGTGAAGCCCAGGCCGTTGGTGGCGGCGAACATCTCGCTGATCACCATCAGGATCAGGCCGATGGAGAGCGCCTGGCGGCACCCCGCGGCGATCTGCGGGCTGGCACCGCGCAGGATGACCGTCCGCACCCGCGTGGGCAGGGAGAGGCGGTACGCCGCCGCGGCGTCGCGCAGCACGGGGTCGACGGCGCGGACGCCCTCGATGGTGTTGAGCAGGATGGGCCACAGGCACCCGGTGGCGATGACCAGGATCTTCATCTGGTCACCGACGCCGGCGAGCAGGATCAGGATGGGCACCAGCACCGGCGGCGGGATGGCGCGCAGGAACTCCAGCGGCGGCTCGGCGATCGCGCGGAAGGTGCGCGAGGACCCGGCGAGCACGCCGAGCCCGACACCGAGGACCACCGCGACGGCGTACCCGGCGAGCAGTCGGCCCAGGCTCGGCAGCACGTCGGTGGTCAGCCGGCCCTCGAACCAGGTGCCGTGGACCGAGCCGAGGATCTCGCTCAGCGGCGGCCAGTAGAAGCTGGTGCTGTTGGCGGTGGCGAACCACCACGCCAGCACGAGGAGCACCGGCAGCGCGAGGACCTGGGCGGCGCGGCTGAGGGCGGTCATGAGGTGGCCTCCTGTCGTTGGGAGGGGTGCCACCGCAGGACGCGGCGCTCGGTGAACCGGGCGAGCAGGTTGACCAGCACGCCGAGGACGCCGGTGACGATGACGAGGGCGTAGAGGGTGTCGACGGCACCGGCGGTCTGGGCGGCCGCGAGGCGGTTGCCGATGCCGGGACTGCCGATGATGAGCTCGCCGGAGACCTCCAGCACCAGCGCGACCGAGGCGGCGAGCCGGAAGCCGGTGATGACGTAGGGCAGCGCGGTCGGCCACAGCACCGACCGGATGCGCCGCCAGGTGCTGAAGCGGAACGACCGCGCGGTGTCGCGGGTGACCGGGTCGACGTCCTGGGCGCCGTAGAGCACCTGGACCAGCATCTGCCAGAAGCTGGCGTAGACCACCAGCAGCAGGGTCGCCTCCATGCCGGTGCCGTAGAGCAGCACGGCCAGCGGGATGAGCGCGACCGAGGGGATCGGCCGCAGGAACTCGATCGTGGACGCGGTGTAGGTGCGCAACAGCGTGCTGGACCCGATGGCGATGCCGATCAGGACGGCGGCGCCGGCGGCGATCGCCAGGCCCAGGAACCAGCCGCGCAGCGTGGCGAGCAGGTCGGTCCAGAAGCCGGCGGTGCCCAGCTGCTCACCGAGGGCGACCGCCATCTCGCTGAAGGGCGGGAAGAACCGGGCGTCGACCAGGCCGATGCGCGGGACGACCTCGAGGATCGCGAGGAACCCGAGCACGCCCAGGCCACCCAGGACGGCGGGGGATCCCCCCATGGTCCCCCGCCGCCGGGTCGTGAGTACCGCCGAGGTCACGGAAGCATCGCCTCGATGTCGGGCTTCTCCTCCATGGCGCCGTCCTCGACGGCGAGGTCGGCCAGCAGGTCCAGCGAGTCGGTGTTGATCTCGGTGGGCCACGCGGGCAGCGCGACCTGCTCCGCGGTCGCCGCGTCGAGCTCGGTGTAGCTCTGCACGATGCGACGCACCTCGTTGGGGTTCTCCTCGGCGTACTCGAGGGACTCGTTCATGGCGGTCGTGAAGCGCTCCACGAGCTCCGGGTTGGCCTCGGCGGTCGCGCCCGAGGTGAAGTAGCTGGCCACCATCAGCTCGGGGTCGGTCTCGGCGAAGTTGGACATGATCGGCGTCGCACCCTGACCGGTCGCGATGGAGACGAACGGCTCGACCACCCACGCGGCGTCGACCTGGCCCTGCGCGACGGCAGCGGGCATGTCGGGGAAGCCGAGCTCGACGTAGTCGATGGCGGTCGGGTCGCCGCCGTCGTCGCGGACCACCTTGTTGATCGTGGTGCTGCCGATGTTGTTGAGCGTGTTGACCGCGACGCGGGCGCCGGCGAGGTCGGCCGGCTCCTTGATGTCGCTGCCCTTCGGCACCACGACGGCGCCGAAGTCGGAGCCGACCTCACCGTTGGAGCTGTTGCCGGCGGCGACGATCTGCACGTCGAGGCCCTGCTCCTTGGCCAGCAGCAGGGAGGTGTTGTTGGAGAAGCCGAACTGGAACTGTCCGGACTCGACGCCGGGCACGATGGCGGCGCCGCCCTGTCCGGTCTCGAGCTCCAGCTCGATCTCCTGGTCCTCGAAGAAGCCCTGCTCCTGCCCGAGATAGATGGGGGCGACATCGAGGATCGGGATCACGCCCACCGACACCTCGTCCAGGCCGGCCTCGTTCTGCTGGACCTCCCCGCCACCGCCGCCGGCGCCGCACCCGGCCAGCGCGGCGGCAGCGATCACGGCGGCTGCGGACGCCCGCAGCGTCCATCCCCATCGAGTCATGTCGTTCTCTCCTCCCGGCGCGTGGAGCGCCTGGCCCGGGCCCGGCGTACGCCGGTCGTCTGGTCGATCGCGAGGCGGCGTGCGTGACGCCGGTCTCACCGTGGCCGCGACCCTAGGAGTGACGACGACCACGTCGGCAGTACGGTTTTCCGGTGAGCGGAAGGAACGTCGAGGCCGTGGGATCGGTCGCGTCGACCCGCAGCGTGACCGCGCGAGCGCTGTCGATCCTCGCCGCCTTCGACACCCGCCACCGCGCGCTCACGCTGAGCGAACTGGCCCGCCGGGCGGACCTCCCGGTGGCCACGACGCACCGCCTGCTCGGGGAGCTGGCGGCGTGGGGCGCGGTGAAGCGGCGCGACTCCGGGGACTACGTGATCGGGCGCCGGCTGTGGAGCGTCGGCCTGCTCGCCCCCGTGGAGACGGGACTGCGCGAGCTCGCCTCCCCGTTCCTGCACGACCTCTACGGCGCGACCCGCGCCACGGTGCACCTCGCCGTCCGCGACGGCACCCAGGCGCTCTACCTCGACCGGCTCGCCGGCCACGCCTCCGTGCCCGTCATCAGCGAGATCGGGGTGCGGCTGCCGCTGTCCACCACCGGCGTCGGCAAGGTGCTGCTCGCCCACGCACCGCCGGAGGTGCGCACCGAGGTGCTCGCCCACCTGCGCCGGCACACGCCGTACACCATCACCCAGCCCGGGCTCCTGCAGCGGCAGCTGGACCGGGTACTGGAGGAGGACATCGCCACGACGACCGAGGAGATGACCCTCGGTGCGTGCTCGATCGCGGTGCCGATCCGTCGCGGCACCGAGGTCGTCGCCTCCCTGGGCGTGGTGGTGCCGAACCTGCAGCAGCAGGCCCAGTTGGCCTCGGCGATGCAGGTCTCGGCGCGCAGCATCGGCCGCGCCCTGTCGCCGCTTTCGGTGAACGGAAACCCCACCTAGCCCGGACGGCCCCGGGCCCCTTGGATGGTGCGGGTGAGGACACAGGTAGCCATCATCGGCGCCGGACCCGCCGGCATGCTTCTCTCCCACCTGCTCTCCCTGGAGGGCATCGAGTCGGTGGTGCTCGAGACCCGCTCGGAGGAGTACGTCGCCTCCCGCATCCGCGCCGGCATCCTGGAGCAGTCCACGGTCGACCTGCTGCGCGACCTCGGCCTCGCCGACCGGCTGGAGCGCGAGGGCGAGGAGCACCACGGCATCCACCTCCAGTGGCCCCACGAGCGGCGCCACCTCGACTTCGCCGAGCTGATCGGCCGCTCCGTGTGGCTCTACGGCCAGACCGAGGTGCAGAAGGACCTCGTCGCCGCCCGCCACCGCGACGGCCAGGAGATCCACTACGAGGTCAGCGGCACCACGCTGCACGACGTCGAGACCGACCACCCGTGGGTGGAGTACGTCGACGCCGCCGGCCGGCCCTGCCGGCTCGACGCCGACGTGATCGCCGGCTGCGACGGCTCCTTCGGCCCGTCCCGCGCGACGGTGCCGGACGGCGTACGCCGCCGGTGGGAGCGGTCCTACCCGTTCTCGTGGCTCGGCGTGCTCGCCGACGTCGCCCCCTCGACCGACGAGCTGATCTACGCCCGCCATCCCGACGGCTTCGCCCTGCACTCGATGCGCTCGCGCGAGGTCAGCCGGTTCTACCTGCAGGTGCCCAACGAGACCGACCTGGCCGACTGGCCCGAGGACCGGATCTGGGAGGCGCTGGCGACCCGGCTGGGCCACGACCGCGACGGCTGGACCCTGGCCACCGGACCGATCACCGAGAAGAGCGTGCTGCCGATGCGGTCGTTCGTGATGAGCCCGATGCGCCACGGCCGCCTGTTCCTCGCCGGGGACGCGGCGCACATCGTGCCGCCCACCGGGGCGAAGGGGCTCAACCTGGCCGTGGCCGACGTCGCACTCCTCGCCCCCGCGCTCGCCGCGCTGCTGGGCAAGAACGACGCGACGCTGGCCGATGCCTACTCCGCGACCGCCCAGCGGCGGGTGTGGCGCTGCACCCACTTCTCCTGGTGGATGACCACGATGCTGCACACCGACGGGGACCCGTTCAACCACCAGCTCCAGGTCTCGCAGCTGGACTGGATCACCTCCAGTCGCGCCGGCGCCGCCGGCCTGGCGGAGAACTACGCCGGGCTCCCCATCGGTTTCTGAGCACGCCGGGCGCACCGGCGGCGACGGAGTGGCTCAGTCCTGCGGTGCGTGGGAGCCGGCCTCCCAGCCGGCGCCGGTGAGGTGCTCGCGGGCCCAGGTGAAGGGCGACTGCTCGAGCTCGGTCGCCATGGTGTCGTTCCAGCGGTTGAGGAACCCGAAGTTCGCCATGACCGCGACCAGCTCGACCACCTGCTCGTCGGAGAAGTGGCGTCGCAGGTCGGCCATCTGCTCGTCGGTCACGGCGTTGGGGATGCAGCCGGCACCGTGGGCCACCCGGAGCGCGGCCCGCTCGGCCTCGTCGAAGAGCGGACTGGTCTCGAACTCGTACATCGCGGCGAGCTTGTCCGCATCGGCCCCCCGCTGCTCGGCGACGTGGGAGGTGTGGGCCTGGCAGTAGGTGCAGCCGGCGGCGGAGGACACCATCGCCGCCACCATCTGCTTCAGGACGCCGCTGACGCCGCGCTCGGCCATCACCACCGCGTTGAGCCGGGCGAAGGCCTCCATCAGCTCGGGCCAGCGGGCCATGGTCAGCGTGCTGTTGGGCAGCACGCCCAGGGCCCGCTCGACCGAGGCGAACGTCGGCTCGTGCTCGGGGAGGTCGGCACGGTCCAGGGGGTCGATGCGGGGCACGTGGTTGCTCCTTGCTCTCGGTGTCGGGTTCTCGGCGCGGTTCGGCGTACGACGCGGCCCGCCGGTCAGCCGTGGCCCTCGGCGCCCACGGGCCGGTCGGCATCGCGCTCGTGCTTGGGCTTCATCCAGTACAGGCCGGCGGCGATGACCGCGGCCGGCACGATGCCGGAGGTGAACAGCGCCGCGAGGTTGTCGGGCAGCTGGGCAGCGACCTCGGGGCGCAGCGCGAAGCCCTGGCCGACGACGACGGAGACCGCGATGATGATCAGGTCGTTGTGGGTCAGCGGGTTGGTGGTGATCAGGCTGATGCCGGCCGAGATGATCATGCCGAACATCACGACCGCGGCACCGCCGATGACCGGCGCCGGGACGACGGCGATCACCACGGCCAGCTTGGGCACGAACCCGCAGATGATGAGGAAGCAGCCACCGATGGTGACCACGAAGCGGCTCATCACGCCGGTGAACGCGACCAGGCCGACGTTCTGGGAGAACGAGGTGTTGGGCAGGGCGCTGAACAGCGCCGCGACCGCGGTGCCGAGGCCGTCACCCATCAGGCCGCCCCGCATCTCGCGCGGCGTGGGCTCGCGACCGTCGCCGGTCTTGGTCAGCGCCGAGATGTCGCCGACGGTCTCGATGGAGGTGGCGACGGCCATGGCGCCCATGGCGATCAGCGCGGCGGCGGGGAACTCCAGTCCGAACTCCAACGGCTGCGGCGCGGCCACCCAGCGCTCGTCGGCGACGCGACCCCAGTCGACCATCCCGAGCGTGGTGGCCAGCAGGTAGCCCAGCGCCAGGCCGAAGAGGACGGCGGCGGCACCGACGAAGCCCTTGCCGAAGCGGTAGATCAGCAGGATCGCGACGAGCACGAAGGTCGCCACGCCGAGGTTGCGCAGCGAGCCGAGGTCATCGCTGCCGGCCCCACCGGCGAAGAGCAGGATGCCGGTCGGGATCAGCCCGATGCCGATCACCAGTACCACCACGCCGGCCACGAGCGGCGGGAAGAGGTGACGGATCCTGGTGAAGACCGCACCGAAGGTGATCTGGACTGCGCCGGCGAAGAGGGCACCGCCGAACACGGCCGCCAGGCCGTACTCCTGGGCGAGCGGAATGGCCACCACGAGGAAGCCGAAGCTGGTGCCCTGCACGATCGGCAGTCGCGCACCGACCGGACCGATGCCGACGGTCTGGATCAGCGTGGCGATGCCGGCCACCAGCAGCGCCATCTGGACCAGGAACGCGGTGTCCTCGGGACTGGACCCGATCGCACTGGCCAGGATCACCGGGATGGTCACGTTGCTGGCCATCATGACCATCACGTGCTGGAGCCCCAGCGGGACGGCGGTGCGCAGCGGCGGGCGGTCGTCGGGCCCGTAGCGCAGCGGGGTGGCAGTCGTGCTCATGGCGGATTCCTCGGGTGTCGAAGCGACAGTGGTGCTTCAAGGTAGGGAGGAACCGCCGCATCCGGACACGAGGTCAATTGCCATGACTGGACCGTCGAGTTCGGTAGGTCTCGACAGTGACAGGGGACGGTTCAGCAGGGCGCGGCGTCGCCCCGCAGCCGGGCGCGGGCGCAGTCGACGAGGCCCGCGAGGTCGAGCCCGTACGCCGGGGCCGCGGTGGCGGCGTACGCCTCGAGCTGGCCGGCGGCACGTTCGACGAGGCGCTCGGCCCCGACGGCATTGCCGCGCTCGTGGTGGGTCAGGCCCACACACACCTGGGCGAGCCCCTGCCACAGGGGGCGTTCCTCCTCCGGGCAGGACTTCCACCGGACCTCGAGCGCCTCGTGCGCGGCGAACGGGCGCCCCGCGTCGAGCAGCTGGCGGGCGTAGGCGAGCGTCTCCGCCGGCGGCAGGGGCTCCTCGGAGATCGGCTCGACGCCCTCGACCCCGTAGGGCAGCGGGCGGCCGAGGCGGTCGCGCGGCCTCGCCTGCTCGGCACGGCCCTGCGCGTTGCGGTCGCGTTCCCTCGCCACGGTCGGCTCACCCCTCGGTGCTCGGCTGCCGCCATGGTCCCATCCAGCGCAGGGTGACCGGGCTCACGGCGTCGTGGATGCGCCCTGCGACCTGGGGGCCCGTAACGTGAGTCGGAGTTGCACCATGTGCTCGGCCCCGGGGGGACGGCGGCGAGCACGGAACGACATGAGGGGGAACACCCACCCGATGAGAATTCACGGCAGTTGGTGACCATCGGTGCTCCGGGGCTCGGCCCGGAGCACCTTCTTCATGGGCCCGGCGCCGCTCGTCGACGGTGATGCGACATCACTCCACCACCCCACCCGTAGTGTCACGGTGGACCGCGTCCCGCACGCGGTGCCGCGATGGAGCCACCCGTCTCCTCCCCCCTGGGGCGGGTGGCTCCTTCCGGTCCTTTCGGACCATGCCCACCACCCGATCATCGGGTCCGGCGCCACTCCGTCCCGACTAGGTTGGGACCAGCTGTTCGGGCGGCGTCGCCCGAGCCCTGCTCAGTCCGACCGCTCGGCGGCCGTAGTGTCCCCATCGACCTGGGGGGACGGCGGGTGCACTGCGGCCACCACATGGGGTGCGGCCGCGACCGTCGCCGCACGAGGTGCCAGCTGCCCGTGCAGCCCTCGCGTGAGGTCTCGATCCCCACCGGCGTCATCCATCACTCGTCGTCCGCCACGCGACGCGCGACTCGGCGGTCGCACCCGACCCGCTGGCAGCAGCCCACCGACAGCCCTGTCGCAACCTCGGCGCGCCACAGCGTCGACTGTGCCTATAATCGACCGCAGGAGGCACAAATGGGCACATTGGACGTCACAGAGGTCGGTCATGCCGAATTGCTGCGCGCGATGGACCCACGCGTCCTCGGGGGCCGCATCCGGGCCGCACGCGAGGCACGCGGCCTGACCCAGCAGCAGCTGGGCGGAGCGGACCTGTCCGCCGGCTACCTCTCGCGCATCGAGAACGGCGCGCGACGTCCCGCACTGCCCGTGCTCCAGGACATCGCCCTGCGCCTGTCCACGTCGGTGGACCAGTTGCTCCGCGGCATGTCGGCCGCGGCCTACGACGAGATCCGGCTCGACCTGGACTTCGCCGAGATCGCGCTCGAGTCCGGCGAGGCGAGCGACGCCCACGCCCGCGCGAGCAGCGGACTGCAGCGTGC comes from Nocardioides panacisoli and encodes:
- a CDS encoding phosphoenolpyruvate carboxykinase (GTP), whose translation is MADVTKALDDAGLTNTHVREYVAHWAEVTGADRVEVVSAADDARLIDEALEAGELLPVGEGRYYSRSYHKDTARAEERTIVATNDESDRGVYNNWRPAEEMKPLLTGLMQGASAGKTMYVIPYLMAPKGSPLEKFAAGVELTDNRNVVLQMIRMARVGAEFVNDLGDSFVRAVHVTGDLENLGQGTEDDKRYFVTVADERTILHFGSSYGGNALLGKIAHGLRQGSYDGWKNGFLVEQFMLLGIVDKETGKKYHICGGFPSASGKTNLAMTLAPDALGDRYYVEFYGDDIAWLWVGDDGKLYGMNPEFGVFGVAKDTNEKTNPTAIDSIVPGTGSIFTNVAYNPETQEVWWEGKTKQKPTDEGWLDWKGEPIADRSPEDADLPWAHPNSRFTTTLDNVPNVAEDFEAPAGVPIDGIIFGGRTSDREPLIRAIDDIAEGVYDGLTLGAEATFAADGLEGVLRYDPMSMRPFMSYPEGAYAEHWLKVVGAATEKPQFAHVNWFQKDPEDGHFLWPGFRENLRALVWMMQYKNGEVKGVDTPVGVIPAKDELLLDGMDPQALADLDRILTIDITRWKQEMGFREEHLNHFHNLPDAIWDAHRRVSEAIDAAE
- a CDS encoding ABC transporter ATP-binding protein → MPTPAPDAIEETAVTEAATDPVLAVEGLQKTYRGKGRDVEAIRDLTFSVDRGGFVCIVGPSGAGKTTLLRCIGGLLAPTDGTVTLDGTTVDGPPADMAVVFQEYGRSLFPWLTVAQNVELPLKEKGLSKDRRRTLVEESLDAVGLADFAAAHPYQLSGGMQQRVAIARAVAYEPKVLMMDEPFAAVDAQTRAELEDLVRSLWSRLGITVLFVTHDIDESVYIAERVIVLSGSPTVVLGEVHVDLPAERDQLATRSSTRFGELRSEVYGLVQDAKRGVRPDAS
- a CDS encoding ABC transporter permease; amino-acid sequence: MTALSRAAQVLALPVLLVLAWWFATANSTSFYWPPLSEILGSVHGTWFEGRLTTDVLPSLGRLLAGYAVAVVLGVGLGVLAGSSRTFRAIAEPPLEFLRAIPPPVLVPILILLAGVGDQMKILVIATGCLWPILLNTIEGVRAVDPVLRDAAAAYRLSLPTRVRTVILRGASPQIAAGCRQALSIGLILMVISEMFAATNGLGFTTIQFQRSFAIPEMWSGIILLGVIGVLLALVFRLVEGWLLGWYHALRAAERKG
- a CDS encoding ABC transporter permease; amino-acid sequence: MGGSPAVLGGLGVLGFLAILEVVPRIGLVDARFFPPFSEMAVALGEQLGTAGFWTDLLATLRGWFLGLAIAAGAAVLIGIAIGSSTLLRTYTASTIEFLRPIPSVALIPLAVLLYGTGMEATLLLVVYASFWQMLVQVLYGAQDVDPVTRDTARSFRFSTWRRIRSVLWPTALPYVITGFRLAASVALVLEVSGELIIGSPGIGNRLAAAQTAGAVDTLYALVIVTGVLGVLVNLLARFTERRVLRWHPSQRQEATS
- a CDS encoding ABC transporter substrate-binding protein produces the protein MTRWGWTLRASAAAVIAAAALAGCGAGGGGGEVQQNEAGLDEVSVGVIPILDVAPIYLGQEQGFFEDQEIELELETGQGGAAIVPGVESGQFQFGFSNNTSLLLAKEQGLDVQIVAAGNSSNGEVGSDFGAVVVPKGSDIKEPADLAGARVAVNTLNNIGSTTINKVVRDDGGDPTAIDYVELGFPDMPAAVAQGQVDAAWVVEPFVSIATGQGATPIMSNFAETDPELMVASYFTSGATAEANPELVERFTTAMNESLEYAEENPNEVRRIVQSYTELDAATAEQVALPAWPTEINTDSLDLLADLAVEDGAMEEKPDIEAMLP
- a CDS encoding IclR family transcriptional regulator; translated protein: MSGRNVEAVGSVASTRSVTARALSILAAFDTRHRALTLSELARRADLPVATTHRLLGELAAWGAVKRRDSGDYVIGRRLWSVGLLAPVETGLRELASPFLHDLYGATRATVHLAVRDGTQALYLDRLAGHASVPVISEIGVRLPLSTTGVGKVLLAHAPPEVRTEVLAHLRRHTPYTITQPGLLQRQLDRVLEEDIATTTEEMTLGACSIAVPIRRGTEVVASLGVVVPNLQQQAQLASAMQVSARSIGRALSPLSVNGNPT
- a CDS encoding 4-hydroxybenzoate 3-monooxygenase — its product is MVRVRTQVAIIGAGPAGMLLSHLLSLEGIESVVLETRSEEYVASRIRAGILEQSTVDLLRDLGLADRLEREGEEHHGIHLQWPHERRHLDFAELIGRSVWLYGQTEVQKDLVAARHRDGQEIHYEVSGTTLHDVETDHPWVEYVDAAGRPCRLDADVIAGCDGSFGPSRATVPDGVRRRWERSYPFSWLGVLADVAPSTDELIYARHPDGFALHSMRSREVSRFYLQVPNETDLADWPEDRIWEALATRLGHDRDGWTLATGPITEKSVLPMRSFVMSPMRHGRLFLAGDAAHIVPPTGAKGLNLAVADVALLAPALAALLGKNDATLADAYSATAQRRVWRCTHFSWWMTTMLHTDGDPFNHQLQVSQLDWITSSRAGAAGLAENYAGLPIGF
- a CDS encoding carboxymuconolactone decarboxylase family protein; the encoded protein is MPRIDPLDRADLPEHEPTFASVERALGVLPNSTLTMARWPELMEAFARLNAVVMAERGVSGVLKQMVAAMVSSAAGCTYCQAHTSHVAEQRGADADKLAAMYEFETSPLFDEAERAALRVAHGAGCIPNAVTDEQMADLRRHFSDEQVVELVAVMANFGFLNRWNDTMATELEQSPFTWAREHLTGAGWEAGSHAPQD
- a CDS encoding uracil-xanthine permease family protein, which translates into the protein MSTTATPLRYGPDDRPPLRTAVPLGLQHVMVMMASNVTIPVILASAIGSSPEDTAFLVQMALLVAGIATLIQTVGIGPVGARLPIVQGTSFGFLVVAIPLAQEYGLAAVFGGALFAGAVQITFGAVFTRIRHLFPPLVAGVVVLVIGIGLIPTGILLFAGGAGSDDLGSLRNLGVATFVLVAILLIYRFGKGFVGAAAVLFGLALGYLLATTLGMVDWGRVADERWVAAPQPLEFGLEFPAAALIAMGAMAVATSIETVGDISALTKTGDGREPTPREMRGGLMGDGLGTAVAALFSALPNTSFSQNVGLVAFTGVMSRFVVTIGGCFLIICGFVPKLAVVIAVVPAPVIGGAAVVMFGMIISAGISLITTNPLTHNDLIIIAVSVVVGQGFALRPEVAAQLPDNLAALFTSGIVPAAVIAAGLYWMKPKHERDADRPVGAEGHG
- a CDS encoding DUF309 domain-containing protein, with translation MARERDRNAQGRAEQARPRDRLGRPLPYGVEGVEPISEEPLPPAETLAYARQLLDAGRPFAAHEALEVRWKSCPEEERPLWQGLAQVCVGLTHHERGNAVGAERLVERAAGQLEAYAATAAPAYGLDLAGLVDCARARLRGDAAPC